In Humulus lupulus chromosome 7, drHumLupu1.1, whole genome shotgun sequence, the following are encoded in one genomic region:
- the LOC133792511 gene encoding serine/threonine-protein phosphatase PP1-like — MHGGLSPDLNNLNQIRMIQRPTDVPEHGLLCDLLWSDPSKDIQGWGQNERGVSFTFGADRVVEDEFFANRKLVTLLSAPNYCGEFDNAGAMMSVDESLMCSFQILKPVDKKPKFGFGSAAATTRPGPPSKVKELTIVFTESFLPNDDIKNVLCYIVFVTLIEIDHNAQLHCIYY, encoded by the exons ATGCATGGAGGGCTTTCTCCTGATTTGAacaacttgaaccagataagaaTGATACAAAGGCCTACTGATGTACCAGAACATGGCTTGTTGTGTGATCTTCTATGGTCTGATCCTAGCAAAGACATTCAAGGTTGGGGCCAAAATGAAAGGGGTGTTTCTTTCACATTTGGTGCTGATAGA GTTGTGGAAGATGAGTTCTTTGCTAACCGAAAACTTGTGACGCTATTATCAGCGCCTAACTACTGTGGCGAGTTTGACAATGCTGGTGCCATGATGAGTGTTGATGAGAGCTTAATGTGTTCTTTCCAGATTTTAAAACCAGTTGATAAGAAGCCAAAGTTTGGATTTGGCAGTGCTGCAGCTACTACTAGGCCAGGTCCTCCCAGTAAAGTGAAGGAACTAACAATTGTCTTTACAGAGAGCTTTTTGCCTAATGATGATATTAAAAATGTACTTTGTTACATTGTATTTGTCACTCTGATAGAAATTGATCATAATGCACAGTTACATTGTATTTATTATTAG